The Geotalea uraniireducens Rf4 genome window below encodes:
- a CDS encoding cytochrome c3 family protein, protein MKISWLIAGLIFAAGVVVAGLALMYYLPLDMRDRSPLQPLAFSHKVHAGDNGIHCLFCHRYAPESPVAGIPAVADCRACHLFISPDAPEIKKLMLYWEKREPIPWVRVYSLPDHVYFPHMMHIRARLSCTVCHDEVAAMERVARSAELKMGWCLNCHRQHKASIDCWTCHK, encoded by the coding sequence ATGAAAATATCGTGGCTTATTGCCGGGCTGATCTTCGCTGCGGGCGTTGTTGTTGCCGGCTTGGCTTTGATGTACTATCTGCCGCTGGATATGCGGGACCGCTCTCCGTTACAGCCGCTCGCTTTCAGCCATAAGGTGCATGCCGGCGACAACGGCATCCATTGCCTCTTCTGTCATCGCTACGCCCCTGAGTCACCCGTTGCCGGCATCCCGGCGGTGGCGGACTGTCGGGCCTGTCATCTGTTCATCTCCCCTGACGCACCGGAAATAAAGAAGCTGATGTTGTACTGGGAAAAACGGGAGCCAATACCCTGGGTCAGGGTCTACAGCCTGCCGGATCACGTCTACTTCCCGCATATGATGCACATCCGCGCCAGACTCTCCTGCACCGTCTGCCACGACGAGGTGGCCGCCATGGAACGTGTCGCCCGATCTGCCGAGCTCAAGATGGGGTGGTGCCTGAACTGTCATCGACAGCACAAAGCCAGCATTGACTGCTGGACGTGTCATAAATGA
- the nrfD gene encoding NrfD/PsrC family molybdoenzyme membrane anchor subunit encodes MSESHESYSSHESHKTNGTHATNETKTVGQLNDELLSSLRPPTRRWYLLAFFLGAVVAWGLFAFTWQVTHGMYVTGKDRPVMWGFYITGFVFWVGLSHSGTMVSAILRLSRANWRRPILRAAEAMTVFSITVAGLFPLIHLGRNWIFYYLIPYPNQRGLWPNFRSALLWDVTAITSYIIGSSIFLYLGMLPDLAVVRDRSHGWRRKLYTVLAMGWRGTAREWVVYHQASTLMAALIIPVAVSVHSIVAWDFAVTVVPGWHSTIFPPYFVIGAILSGVAAVITLMIIIRRAFHLEEYLTPLHFDNMGKILLVISLLWSYAYFVEVQTTWYAHEPIEWEVFSFMANKYTFLLLLMLVGNSLLPITAMCFKRLRRSIGVMLSVSLLVNVAMFIERFLIIVPSLSHKNMPFIWGSYRPSWVEISVNIAALAGFALLYTFFAKLFPIVAVTDVRELEVREARVPLGRAEVPTVAGEE; translated from the coding sequence ATGTCTGAGTCCCATGAGTCATATTCGTCGCATGAGTCCCATAAGACCAATGGGACCCATGCGACTAATGAGACCAAAACCGTCGGACAGCTGAACGACGAGCTCCTCTCCTCGCTGCGCCCCCCGACCCGGCGCTGGTATCTGCTCGCCTTCTTTCTCGGCGCAGTGGTGGCCTGGGGCCTGTTCGCCTTCACCTGGCAGGTGACGCACGGCATGTACGTGACCGGCAAGGACCGGCCGGTCATGTGGGGTTTCTACATCACCGGTTTCGTCTTCTGGGTCGGGCTCTCCCATTCCGGGACCATGGTCTCGGCCATCCTGCGCCTCTCCCGGGCCAACTGGCGCCGGCCGATCCTGCGTGCCGCCGAGGCGATGACAGTTTTCTCCATCACCGTGGCCGGCCTCTTTCCGCTTATCCACCTGGGGCGCAACTGGATCTTCTACTACCTGATACCCTATCCCAACCAGCGGGGGCTCTGGCCCAATTTCCGCTCGGCGCTTCTGTGGGACGTTACGGCGATCACGAGCTACATCATCGGCAGCAGTATCTTTCTTTACCTGGGGATGCTCCCCGACCTGGCGGTGGTCCGGGACCGTTCGCACGGCTGGCGGAGGAAACTGTATACCGTCCTGGCCATGGGGTGGCGGGGAACGGCCCGCGAGTGGGTGGTCTACCACCAGGCCTCGACCCTGATGGCGGCCCTGATCATCCCGGTTGCTGTCTCGGTGCACTCCATAGTCGCCTGGGACTTCGCCGTCACCGTGGTCCCCGGCTGGCACAGCACCATCTTTCCCCCTTATTTCGTCATCGGAGCCATTCTCTCCGGGGTGGCCGCTGTGATCACCCTGATGATCATCATCCGTCGCGCATTCCACCTGGAGGAGTACCTGACCCCGCTCCACTTCGACAACATGGGGAAGATTTTGCTGGTCATCTCGCTCCTCTGGTCTTATGCCTACTTCGTCGAGGTCCAGACCACCTGGTACGCCCATGAACCGATCGAGTGGGAGGTCTTCAGCTTCATGGCAAACAAATATACCTTCTTGCTGCTCTTGATGCTTGTGGGCAACTCGTTGCTGCCGATCACGGCAATGTGCTTCAAGAGGCTGCGGCGTTCCATCGGGGTGATGCTGTCTGTTTCCCTGCTGGTCAACGTCGCCATGTTCATCGAGCGTTTCCTGATCATCGTGCCATCGCTTTCCCACAAGAACATGCCGTTCATCTGGGGGAGCTACCGCCCCTCGTGGGTGGAGATCTCCGTCAACATCGCTGCTCTGGCCGGCTTTGCCCTGCTTTACACCTTCTTTGCCAAGCTGTTTCCGATTGTGGCGGTGACCGACGTGCGGGAGCTTGAAGTTCGCGAGGCTCGTGTCCCGCTTGGCCGCGCCGAGGTGCCGACTGTCGCGGGGGAGGAATAG
- a CDS encoding molybdopterin-containing oxidoreductase family protein — MKRRTFLQLSGMTAAGTVLSGCQSGNEKLIPYLVPPDEGVTPGKADYYASSCRFCPAGCGILVRVSEGRAKKIEGNPAHPVNRGKLCAMGQAVLQELYHPDRVPQPLKRSGPRGSGAFTRISWEESLELLAGQLRALQREKATDRLALVTPQLNGTLVELTTRFMRVFGSPHHLSFDLLGPDWLRTATRRSFGQPGLPWYDVAETRYLLSFGADFVEHHLSPVQYGYAFGRMRQGRDTVRGHFTYVGGRMSLTGASADRWMPARPGSEGALALGMARLILAESLSDAGSLAVNGLQTEKLLRRLEAYDLPRVAEQTGLPQRIIAEVAREFATTRPALAMAGETVAFQSNGPDAVRAVQMLNLLVGNLNRPGGVYPDGGSRVGPENSFTELLSLVAAMRDGRFRVAMIHGDPVHAIPPATGFQEALARVPFIVSFSSLMDDTALQADLILPDHAALESWGDVIPLAGTRDRVIGLMQPVVTPLFDTRQFPDVLMAMADKLGGKTAAFPYQSYQEMLKGTMEKRVGRAARRDFETVWVELLRQGGLFETRQGQEKGYRRAPGSSLPNPAEPRFAGDEKRFPLHLLVYPSIAFYDGRGAPLPWLQQLPDPMTTVVWDSWVEINPRTAAEMGIGFGDLVEVTSPQGAMRLPAVIYPGIRPDMVAIPLGQGHRGMGRYARGRGSNPLVLLALITDGTETRPAWHATRVRLTRISEKGELVTAGHPQGSYRSELIEI, encoded by the coding sequence ATGAAACGGCGAACATTTTTGCAGCTCAGTGGCATGACGGCCGCCGGTACCGTGCTTTCGGGGTGCCAGTCGGGAAACGAGAAACTGATTCCCTACCTGGTCCCGCCCGACGAGGGGGTGACACCCGGTAAAGCCGATTACTACGCCAGTTCCTGCCGGTTCTGCCCGGCCGGCTGCGGCATCCTGGTCCGGGTGTCCGAGGGGCGGGCCAAGAAAATCGAGGGGAATCCCGCCCATCCGGTTAACAGGGGAAAACTCTGCGCCATGGGGCAGGCCGTTCTGCAGGAGCTTTACCATCCCGACCGGGTGCCGCAGCCGCTCAAGCGGAGCGGGCCCCGCGGTTCGGGCGCATTCACGCGGATTTCCTGGGAAGAGTCGCTGGAACTGCTTGCAGGCCAACTCAGGGCACTGCAACGGGAAAAGGCAACCGACCGTCTGGCTCTGGTGACGCCACAGCTGAACGGCACCCTGGTGGAGTTGACAACGCGCTTCATGCGCGTCTTCGGCTCGCCCCATCATCTCTCCTTTGATCTCCTCGGTCCCGATTGGCTCCGCACGGCCACCCGCCGGAGCTTCGGCCAGCCCGGCCTCCCCTGGTACGACGTGGCCGAGACCCGTTATCTTCTCAGCTTCGGTGCTGATTTCGTGGAGCACCACCTGTCGCCGGTCCAGTACGGTTACGCCTTCGGCCGGATGCGCCAGGGGCGGGATACGGTCCGCGGTCATTTTACCTACGTCGGCGGCAGGATGTCACTGACCGGCGCCTCGGCCGACCGTTGGATGCCGGCCCGGCCGGGAAGCGAAGGAGCACTGGCCCTGGGCATGGCCAGGCTGATCCTGGCCGAGTCTCTTTCCGACGCAGGTTCCCTTGCGGTGAACGGGCTCCAGACGGAGAAACTGCTGAGGCGGCTGGAAGCGTACGATCTTCCCCGGGTGGCGGAACAGACCGGCCTGCCGCAACGGATAATAGCCGAGGTGGCGCGGGAGTTTGCCACCACCCGCCCGGCGCTGGCCATGGCCGGGGAGACGGTTGCCTTTCAGAGCAACGGCCCGGATGCAGTCCGCGCCGTGCAGATGCTGAATCTGCTGGTGGGGAACCTGAACCGGCCAGGAGGGGTCTATCCGGACGGAGGGTCGCGCGTGGGCCCGGAAAACTCATTTACCGAGCTCCTTTCCCTGGTCGCGGCGATGCGCGATGGCCGATTCCGGGTGGCCATGATCCACGGTGATCCGGTCCATGCCATTCCACCGGCCACCGGTTTCCAGGAGGCACTGGCCCGAGTGCCGTTCATCGTCAGCTTCTCCTCACTGATGGACGACACTGCACTACAGGCCGATCTGATCCTGCCGGACCACGCTGCTCTGGAGAGCTGGGGAGACGTGATCCCGCTGGCCGGCACCCGGGATAGGGTGATCGGGCTGATGCAACCGGTGGTGACGCCCCTCTTTGACACCCGCCAGTTCCCCGATGTGCTGATGGCTATGGCCGACAAACTGGGCGGGAAGACGGCGGCGTTCCCCTACCAATCGTATCAGGAGATGCTGAAGGGGACGATGGAAAAGCGGGTCGGCCGTGCGGCGCGGAGGGATTTCGAAACGGTGTGGGTGGAGCTCCTCCGGCAGGGGGGGCTCTTCGAAACTCGCCAAGGCCAGGAGAAGGGGTATCGCCGGGCACCCGGTTCATCCCTCCCCAACCCGGCCGAACCCAGGTTTGCCGGGGATGAGAAGCGGTTTCCGCTGCATCTGCTGGTATATCCCTCTATCGCTTTTTATGACGGCAGAGGCGCGCCGCTTCCCTGGTTGCAGCAGCTCCCCGACCCGATGACCACCGTGGTCTGGGATAGTTGGGTCGAGATCAACCCCCGCACCGCCGCAGAGATGGGGATCGGCTTCGGCGACCTGGTGGAGGTAACCTCTCCCCAAGGTGCGATGCGTCTGCCGGCGGTGATCTACCCCGGCATCCGCCCCGACATGGTGGCGATCCCTCTCGGGCAGGGGCACCGGGGGATGGGACGCTATGCCCGGGGCCGGGGTTCGAATCCCCTCGTGCTGCTGGCGCTGATAACTGACGGAACGGAGACCCGGCCGGCCTGGCACGCCACCCGGGTGAGGCTGACCCGGATCTCGGAGAAGGGGGAACTGGTGACGGCCGGGCATCCGCAGGGGAGCTACCGGAGCGAGCTGATCGAGATTTAA
- a CDS encoding 4Fe-4S dicluster domain-containing protein, translating into MEKMTSPYKWGMVIDLDRCTGCGACVVACQAENNVGLCDKKEIAEGRDMHWLRIERFWVGEYPDVRVRFLPVLCQHCHDAPCEPVCPVYASYHNPDGLNGQVYNRCVGTRYCGNNCPYAVRVFNFYPHDWPKPLDNQLSPDITVRSRGVMEKCTFCVQRIRRAKEEAKGEGRMVRDGEVQPACAQTCPAEAIVFGNMADPQSRVARLSRSPRRFRLLEHLGTHPSVYYLKGGGREHV; encoded by the coding sequence ATGGAAAAAATGACGAGTCCATACAAATGGGGAATGGTCATCGACCTCGACCGCTGCACCGGCTGCGGCGCCTGCGTAGTCGCCTGCCAGGCTGAGAACAACGTGGGGCTCTGTGATAAAAAGGAGATTGCCGAGGGGCGCGACATGCACTGGCTGCGCATCGAGCGTTTCTGGGTGGGGGAATACCCGGACGTGCGGGTACGCTTCCTGCCGGTGCTTTGCCAGCACTGCCACGATGCCCCCTGCGAGCCGGTCTGCCCGGTCTACGCCAGCTACCATAACCCCGACGGCCTGAACGGCCAGGTCTACAACCGCTGCGTCGGCACCCGCTACTGCGGCAACAACTGTCCATATGCCGTGCGGGTTTTCAACTTCTACCCCCATGATTGGCCGAAGCCTCTCGACAACCAGCTCTCTCCGGACATCACGGTGCGCTCCAGAGGGGTGATGGAAAAGTGCACCTTCTGCGTCCAGCGCATCCGCCGGGCCAAGGAAGAGGCTAAGGGGGAAGGACGCATGGTCCGCGACGGCGAGGTGCAGCCGGCCTGCGCCCAGACCTGTCCGGCCGAGGCAATCGTCTTCGGCAACATGGCCGATCCGCAGAGCCGGGTGGCGCGGCTCTCCCGCAGCCCCCGCCGCTTTAGGCTGCTGGAGCATCTGGGTACGCACCCTTCGGTCTATTACCTCAAGGGAGGGGGCAGGGAGCATGTCTGA